The region CCATGAGGATTTTTCTATAAtattcttgaattttttttattgcataCCAAGATTTAAATTTTACATAGATGATGATCACTAACACCATGCATGCACAATTCAACATGAAGCATCTACATATAGTGTATGATTAAGGGCATAATAGAAAGGCATTTCCCCCCACACATTAACAAGAAATGGGACCAATCATTACACATGTTTATGCATACATCATCCATTTATATCTACCTTCATTTTACTCAAAAAATGATCTTTAATTTGCTTATGTAAGCTTCACCCCCTGAGACCTGTTGCCCTCAtggcctataaatacctccccCTCTTCAACCTTCATGCATTCCCATCTCCCAATCTCAACAAACAAAAATCATTACAACACACCAAAACAGCAAACTAAACCAACCAAATCAACCATGATCCAATCAGAATTCCAAGAAATGAACTACTTCACCTCAGCAGTAGAAACCCTCCCTTCCTTCCCACCCTGCAGCTTTGGCCTCTACCAAAGCAGCAACCTCTTCTTAACAAACCTGCAGCCGAGCATCCATGCCCGGATGCACGAGCTGAGCCCGAACTCAACGAGCAATTCGACCTCTGATGAGGGCGACGATCAGCAGCAGCATCAGGTGATCGATGAGAGGAAGCAGAGGAGGATGATATCCAACAGGGAGTCAGCGAGGAGGTCGAGGATGCGGAAGCAGAGGCACCTCGACGAGCTGTGGTCTCAGGTCCTCCACCTCCGGACGGAGAACCACAGCCTCATCAAGAAGCTGAACCACGTGTCCGAGAGCCACGAGAGAGCCGTGCAGGAGAATGCTAAGCTCAAGGAAGAAGCCTCTGATCTCAGGCAACTCCTCACAGATATCCAAATCACCAACTCCTACTCCATTTTCAAAGACCTTGATGACATTCCTTGCAACACGGCTTATCTCAGGGCCGAATCTTCCGACCAGTCTGTTACTACTACTTCCACCAACCTGCTTCACTAGTTAACTAactcaagagagagagagagagagagagagctgctTATGTCCCTTTACTTTAATTTGCATGTTGTTGAAGAACTTGCTGCTAATGTATGGAAATGTTTTGGTTCACATCTTTCACTTCATCTTCGCCGCATAATTATCATCAAAGATAGTTACCCCACCAAACACCAGTCACCATTAAAATGCATAAAAAAAGCAATCTTGATTAACACCACAATAACTCAATGCTTCATCACAGCACAAAACTGTACATACATACAGAGGGAAGAGAGAGACAAGAGGTAGTGGAGAGGCTGGTGATAGTGGATCATAATTGAAGAGCTGCTGCCATAAGCAGCAAAAACATTCAAAAAAAGGGATAAGCACTAGGAAAAATCGGCTACTGTTTTGATCTTATTATGAGGCAATAATTCAATACAGTCGCAGCGAGCAAAAATGAGACAAGAGAAACTATGATTTCAGGTGTTTCTGGAAGTGGTGGGTGGGACTGTTCTTGCATCAACAAAATTGGCGCATAAAAAGACAACTAAATTCGTCTATGCTTGCCCCTGTTCTCAGTGATCGTTCCACTATTGCATTCTCCATCAATGGATCAAACCCTAAAAATATCTTCAGTTTCGAAAAGGGGGAACTGTTTTAGTAATTCATAATTTTGGCGTGGTTCTGATCAATTAATTTCAAACCACTCCTAATTCTCTAATCGGAAGAGGAACATTTTTGCATTGGCTAATTTTCACGAAGACGATCGGAAGAAGAAAATAGGCGACGTAGATTGGTAAAGTTAGAGACACAAAATTCCCTTCTTcctttcttttcaaattttaattttctagaaaaagaaaaaagaaaaaataaattgaaacttctttttctgaaaatagaTTATTAAGATTATCTTTATAGAGAACTAAATGCATTTTCATATAAcaccattttttttctaaagtTTTCTGATGTAATCAACTTTTTCATATACTGGTTACTATCTATAATATTTGCACAATGTCTTCGTAGAGGGTGAATTGCTCGAAAAAATATTAGCTATAGTTAAATTCTAGTCCATTccataattttaaatatcatTCAAAAAAATCATTTGAGAAAATTCATCCTCCCATGTATAATGTTGATATTTACTGCTTTTCGTATGTGAATAGATGATGACTTTATTTAATTCATAGACGGTGATGTTCGTATATGGTTTTTCTAGTACaattttaccaaaaaaatttGTTGTGTGATAGTTACGAATAAATCTAAAATTTATAGGGACAGACGGAATTTgacaaaataaattacattcaaTTTGCCTAAAAAAGATTTTATCTTCTAATTTTACTCATAATTTCCTTCTGAATAGAGCCAAAAGCCCATTAGTCCAATACCATCAAGAAGTAAGATGTTATCTATTTCAATTTTCTCTTATCCCTCTTCTGCAACTGTCTGGACTGCAAATAACATCAAGAAAAACACCCTTTTGAGGCAGAAGCCATATCAAAAGAGTTCAACACAAAAACAGAATTATTTGTTTGTCCAAATTCTTACACCACCACACTGAAACATGGGATGTTCATTCCAGCCATTGCCTGCTGCCTTCACCAACCAACCACTGCTCACTAAAATTGCCAAGAAACCTTCAATTTCCTCTGCCTTGAATGCCAAACCGCCAAAAAAGGATTTGTACTTCAACCATGATGGTTCTGCCACTCAAAAACTATTGGTAGTATATTCTT is a window of Salvia splendens isolate huo1 chromosome 3, SspV2, whole genome shotgun sequence DNA encoding:
- the LOC121793752 gene encoding basic leucine zipper 43-like yields the protein MHSHLPISTNKNHYNTPKQQTKPTKSTMIQSEFQEMNYFTSAVETLPSFPPCSFGLYQSSNLFLTNLQPSIHARMHELSPNSTSNSTSDEGDDQQQHQVIDERKQRRMISNRESARRSRMRKQRHLDELWSQVLHLRTENHSLIKKLNHVSESHERAVQENAKLKEEASDLRQLLTDIQITNSYSIFKDLDDIPCNTAYLRAESSDQSVTTTSTNLLH